DNA sequence from the Candidatus Kryptonium sp. genome:
TAACGACATCACCTGCTGTCTTCATTGTTGTATCCTCTATTTTTGTTTTATCCTCCATAAAACCAACCTGTTTCCCACATAACAAGTGGCTTCACTTCGTTTCTTACGCCAGCATTTACAACCTCACCAACAAAGATCGCATGATCACCTTTTTCAACTTTATCAACGACTTTACATTCAAAAAACGCTGGTAGATCAACAAGCAAGGGCGAGCCAGTTTCACCTGATTCAAATTTGTATCCATTTATTTTATCACCATCAACAGTTGTCGGTTTAAAAAATGCAGATGCTATATCTTTTTGATCGGAGGCAAGAACATTCACTGCGAAAACACCACTTTCCGAAATTGTTTGATACAGTCCCGAATCACGCCTTACTCCAACCATTACAAGCGGAGGTTCAAAAGACGCTTGACTTAACCAATTGACAGTGCCTGCAGAATATCTATCTGCGGATTTTGAAGTCAAAACATAAAGCCCGTAAGTTATCATTCGCAATGCTTTCTTCTTTGCTTCAGGATTCATTTTTA
Encoded proteins:
- a CDS encoding flavin reductase family protein; amino-acid sequence: MNPEAKKKALRMITYGLYVLTSKSADRYSAGTVNWLSQASFEPPLVMVGVRRDSGLYQTISESGVFAVNVLASDQKDIASAFFKPTTVDGDKINGYKFESGETGSPLLVDLPAFFECKVVDKVEKGDHAIFVGEVVNAGVRNEVKPLVMWETGWFYGG